One Zeugodacus cucurbitae isolate PBARC_wt_2022May chromosome 3, idZeuCucr1.2, whole genome shotgun sequence genomic region harbors:
- the LOC105216596 gene encoding SUN domain-containing ossification factor isoform X4 has product MLLKIVTNFVCGELKKVKTNLTMFLIFFWVIWFSQLIAISTMFLSLPDITEIPTITVTELPLEILEPTRGNIEALIIDAAKDTIAREHENHTLDVLENSSEVIRKDEEIIKFDDSGGGEHTQPTLTDADLTTSEIPLNIPIVNATNAAMPPPAATQNESASEATATAAEGDTATGDNNAGNTVNLTAEEVPIPVFSEWAQKQMEAAEKQQAKEQEVVNTATQKKNHTNGDGKRAAPLKMRNKNYASPDCGAKIIASNADASNTGAVLSSSKDEYMLSPCGNRIWFVVELCEAIQAQKVELANFELFSSSPKNFTVAVSNRFPTRDWSNVGRFIAEDKRNVQSFDLHPHLFGKFVRVDIHSHYSKEHFCPVSLFRVFGTSEFEAFETEDTPHTDLDDFDDDFGQEQVHAKTPDMNLFKSASDAVLSIVKKAAEVLVKPANQQNTTLTRTPTLTTQCRTPAAGQYNCADCSQPLVARINNALSCEYQSLQALLKVPWLLKDLLRTRICAKDYGIELKAKSAGEQCTRRQMDVKNSYYLNLLPREYVGALCQMLATQARTKSTTTTAATDNTQDENVVTEPPLNLTIDKKLKKADFGIIDGTQKKLVTPETTTNLGDGIATESAEATFSGEGATPTTTATTTGTTESGTAEAEQIARPPQVHADDDATTTTTTHAPHTSGGKEPAPDVNIFNVPAHDEQQEQQIPTPPNEPSIAGSHSEDVSSGDSSDDSSATSTTTTTSTPPVNADTLKVLADSASGDNAPPPVQPTPTTTATPALGTRSEEDAASWENIDNLITSTTAAPSGGEANAHGSQPGVNLQQKIPSGPQSESVFIRLSNRIKALERNMSLSGQYLEELSRRYKKQVEELQLTLTQTVQTVRTLEEQNRRQSELQQMLAQRNAQLKDELDDLSLQVHACIVVIIFVGAFVFLVLMVSILFYRSMRRETKEVLALYNNANRKKTASAVAAMQKKLNRRKSFEDFSDHQQSGEKMRRPSEEALMILKESSDGKTVEAVGDTAKNAAQRERKISICYNGNMGGANLSHDGVVGRVEGDSSAQNVRQRRKGEKHSWPNTEHAQQQARRHLAQLNATNGTAAELMDNLERVNGRPPRAPPLAATGDSHNKSAGNKSKRKAQLPRRQASVSHEFMGGANLNSSASMDIDSAAEYDESLRLEEDDLDNFIPTSDLAYNEFMPEGPSGYQVDDGVEAVDGAEGKKLSKKLSRLTAPGFFKSPFGKSRNKLRNSKSTKHPHESTSWEWYRSKNSDSKPLSGSVSASGGFMRASPTVSLDSSSLSEILLPNSRTENSFRILEEAILSSGESIAASSVATTGTSATDNGNGNAHSNGSHSNGSSIASNSNRSSTSSTSTKKKNRSFNKIFRKVF; this is encoded by the exons atgttgctGAAAATCGTAACGAATTTCGTTTGTGGTGAATTGAAGAAAGTCAAAACAAATTTGACCATGTTCTTGATCTTCTTCTGGGTGATTTGGTTCTCGCAATTGATTGCCATCTCGACGATGTTTCTCAG CTTGCCGGATATTACAGAGATTCCCACAATCACTGTAACAGAGTTGCCATTGGAAATACTAGAGCCAACGCGCGGCAATATTGAGGCACTCATCATCGATGCGGCAAAAGACACTATTGCCAGAGAGCATGAAAATCATACATTGGATGTATTGGAGAATAGCAGTGAGGTTATTAGAAAGG ACGAAGAAATCATCAAATTTGACGACTCTGGCGGCGGTGAACACACGCAGCCAACGCTGACGGACGCAGATCTCACTACTAGTGAAATTCCATTAAACATTCCAATTGTTAATGCCACCAACGCAGCAATGCCACCACCAGCAGCAACACAAAATGAGAGCGCTAGCGAAGCTACTGCCACAGCTGCTGAAGGAGATACCGCGACGGGTGATAACAATGCGGGCAACACCGTGAATCTCACCGCGGAGGAGGTACCCATACCGGTATTCTCCGAATGGGCGCAAAAGCAAATGGAGGCTGCCGAGAAGCAGCAAGCAAAAGAGCAGGAGGTGGTAAATACCGCCACGCAGAAGAAGAATCACACCAACGGGGATGGCAAACGCGCAGCGCCGCTCAAGATGCGCAACAAGAACTATGCCTCGCCCGATTGTGGCGCCAAAATTATCGCGTCTAATGCGGATGCCAGTAATACGGGTGCAGTGTTGAGCTCCTCGAAGGATGAGTACATGTTGAGCCCCTGTGGCAATCGCATTTGGTTCGTCGTGGAACTCTGCGAGGCGATACAAGCGCAAAAAGTCGAATTAGCAAATTTCGAGTTGTTCTCTTCGTCGccgaaaaatttcactgtaGCCGTCTCAAATCGTTTCCCCACACGCGATTGGTCTAATGTGGGACGTTTTATAGCGGAGGACAAGCGGAATGTGCAAAGTTTTGACTTGCACCCACATTTGTTTGGCAAATTTGTGCGCGTAGACATACACTCGCACTACTCCAAAGAGCATTTTTGTCCCGTGTCACTTTTTCGCGTCTTCGGCACATCAGAGTTCGAAGCTTTCGAGACGGAGGATACGCCGCACACCGATTTGGATGACTTTGACGATGACTTCGGACAAGAACAAGTGCACGCGAAGACGCCAGATATGAATCTCTTCAAGTCCGCCTCTGACGCTGTACTCTCCATCGTCAAGAAAGCCGCCGAAGTGCTTGTAAAACCCGCCAACCAACAGAATACAACACTGACGCGCACGCCAACACTTACAACGCAATGCCGTACACCGGCAGCGGGACAATATAATTGCGCCGACTGCAGTCAACCATTGGTAGCGCGCATCAACAATGCGCTCTCCTGTGAGTACCAGTCGCTGCAAGCGCTACTCAAAGTGCCATGGCTGCTGAAAGATCTACTGCGCACGCGCATTTGTGCCAAGGATTATGGCATTGAACTGAAAGCGAAATCTGCCGGGGAGCAGTGTACGCGCAGACAGATGGACGTGAAAAACAGTTATTACCTGAATTTGTTGCCAAGAGAATATGTGGGCGCGCTGTGTCAAATGTTGGCGACGCAAGCGCGAACGAAATCAACAACCACAACCGCTGCAACAGACAACACGCAAGACGAAAATGTGGTTACGGAACCGCCGCTAAATCTAACCATCgacaagaaattgaaaaaagccGATTTTGGCATTATCGACGGCACGCAAAAGAAGCTAGTGACACCGGAGACCACCACAAATCTCGGTGACGGCATTGCAACTGAAAGCGCTGAAGCAACTTTTAGCGGTGAAGGTGCAACGccaacgacaacagcaacaacaaccggtACAACGGAAAGTGGCACAGCGGAAGCCGAGCAAATTGCACGTCCACCACAAGTGCACGCCGACGACGAcgcaaccacaacaacgacaacacatGCGCCACACACCAGTGGTGGCAAGGAACCAGCACCCgatgtaaatatattcaatgtaCCTGCACACGACgaacagcaagaacaacaaatacCAACGCCACCAAACGAACCCAGCATTGCTGGCAGTCACAGCGAGGATGTAAGCAGTGGTGACTCAAGTGATGACAGCAGCGCTACAAGCACCACAACGACAACTTCGACACCGCCTGTAAACGCCGACACTCTCAAAGTGCTTGCCGATAGCGCGAGCGGCGATAACGCGCCACCGCCGGTGCAGCCAACGCCAACCACAACGGCCACACCCGCTTTGGGCACACGCAGCGAAGAGGATGCCGCCTCTTGGGAGAATATCGACAACCTAATCACATCAACAACAGCTGCGCCGAGTGGCGGTGAGGCGAACGCGCATGGTAGTCAACCTGGCGTGAATCTACAGCAGAAGATACCCAGTGGTCCACAGTCGGAGAGCGTCTTTATACGTTTGTCCAATCGTATTAAG GCGCTTGAGCGGAATATGTCCCTGTCGGGTCAATACCTGGAAGAACTATCACGGCGCTATAAGAAACAAGTGGAAGAGCTACAACTGACACTCACGCAAACGGTGCAAACAGTACGCACGCTGGAGGAGCAGAATCGCCGCCAAAGCGAGCTACAACAAATGCTCGCGCAACGCAATGCCCAACTGAAGGACGAACTCGACGACCTGTCACTGCAGGTGCACGCCTGCATTGTGGTCATAATCTTTGTGGGCGCCTTCGTCTTTCTCGTGCTCATGGTTAGCATACTCTTCTATCGTTCGATGCGCCGTGAAACCAAGGAAGTGTTGGCGCTATACAACAACGCCAACAGGAAGAAGACAGCTAGCGCCGTCGCGGCAATGCAGAAGAAACTCAATCGTCGCAAGTCTTTTGAAGATTTCTCAGATCATCAGCAGAGCGGCGAGAAAATGCGACGGCCCAGTGAGGAGGCGCTTATGATACTGAAGGAGAGCAGTGATGGTAAAACCGTCGAAGCCGTAGGCGATACAGCGAAGAATGCAGCACAGCGTGAACGGAAAATCTCTATTTGCTACAACGGCAACATGGGCGGTGCGAATCTCTCGCATGATGGCGTTGTCGGGCGTGTGGAAGGCGACTCAAGCGCGCAAAACGTTAGACAGCGACGCAAAGGTGAAAAGCATTCATGGCCAAATACAGAGCACGCGCAGCAGCAGGCACGACGTCATCTCGCCCAACTAAATGCGACAAACGGAACGGCTGCAGAGCTTATGGACAATTTGGAGAGGGTTAATGGACGGCCACCGCGTGCTCCGCCACTCGCCGCTACTGGTGACAGCCACAATAAGTCGGCTGGCAACAAATCGAAACGAAAAGCGCAGCTACCGCGCCGACAAGCCTCCGTATCGCATGAGTTTATGGGAGGCGCGAATTTAAACAGCTCTGCTTCAATGGATATAGACAGCGCAGCTGAATACGATGAAAGTCTACGTCTCGAAGAGGATGACCTTGACAATTTCATACCAACATCCGACCTGGCATACAATGAATTTATGCCTGAAGGTCCATCCGGCTATCAAGTGGACGACGGCGTAGAGGCTGTTGATGGCGCGGAGGGCAAAAAATTGAGCAAAAAGCTAAGTCGCCTAACAGCGCCGGGTTTCTTTAAATCACCATTTGGCAAGAGTCGCAACAAATTACGTAACAGCAAATCAACAAAACATCCACACGAATCCACCTCTTGGGAATGGTATCGCTCGAAAAATTCCGATTCTAAGCCGTTAAGTGGCTCGGTGTCGGCCAGCGGCGGCTTTATGCGCGCATCACCAACCGTCAGTTTGGACTCATCATCACTCTCGGAAATACTACTACCGAACAGTCGTACAGAGAATTCATTTCGCATACTCGAAGAGGCCATACTGTCGTCGGGCGAAAGCATAGCCGCCAGCAGTGTAGCAACGACAGGCACGAGCGCCACGgataatggtaatggtaatgcaCATAGTAATGGCAGTCATAGCAATGGCAGTAGCATCGCTAGCAATAGTAATCGCAGCTCCACTTCATCCACATCGACGAAAAAGAAAAATCGCagcttcaataaaatatttcgcaaaGTATTTTAG